One region of Terricaulis silvestris genomic DNA includes:
- a CDS encoding AraC family transcriptional regulator produces MNETHPSRGRYQVAGVIESSVGRGWRGISAELRSHDPGEIAGYEPLLTEIGVSIRGDTVVTRHAHGIRQRIVTRPGTMGIVPVGVREDFAHVSNFADEIVHIYLAVDSFAALTKRMSRNFGPGALRYDAGFEDPLIFGVALALVGELRDETSCGDLLAETLADTLAMRLLNKYSTWSGGPYQVVRKAKALAARRLKRVLSYIEENLTREITIDQLASVASLSRFHFSRMFKAATGRSPSSFIGMQRLELAKSLLADGGTIAEVADACRFSSASNFVRAFRRTAGVTPAQYRSQREQ; encoded by the coding sequence ATGAACGAAACGCACCCCTCACGCGGTCGCTACCAGGTTGCGGGCGTCATCGAGTCGTCCGTCGGTCGCGGTTGGCGCGGAATATCCGCTGAGCTTCGATCACACGATCCAGGTGAGATCGCCGGGTATGAGCCTTTGCTCACCGAGATCGGCGTAAGTATTCGGGGCGACACCGTCGTAACCCGACATGCGCACGGCATTCGCCAGCGTATCGTTACGCGGCCTGGGACGATGGGAATTGTCCCTGTGGGCGTGCGTGAAGATTTTGCACACGTCTCGAACTTCGCCGACGAGATCGTGCATATCTATCTTGCGGTCGATTCATTCGCGGCGCTCACCAAGCGCATGTCTCGCAATTTTGGACCCGGCGCACTCCGGTACGATGCAGGCTTCGAAGATCCGCTCATCTTCGGCGTCGCTTTGGCCTTGGTCGGTGAACTTCGTGATGAGACGTCGTGCGGCGATCTCCTGGCGGAGACGCTCGCTGACACTCTCGCGATGCGCTTGCTCAACAAATATTCGACTTGGAGCGGCGGGCCGTATCAGGTCGTGCGCAAGGCAAAGGCATTGGCCGCTAGGCGGCTTAAGCGCGTGCTCAGCTACATTGAAGAAAATCTCACGCGCGAAATCACAATCGACCAGTTGGCCTCCGTGGCATCGCTCAGCCGTTTTCATTTTTCGCGGATGTTCAAGGCGGCTACGGGACGCTCGCCGAGCAGTTTCATCGGCATGCAGCGACTTGAATTGGCCAAGTCGCTGCTCGCTGACGGCGGTACAATCGCCGAGGTCGCAGACGCGTGCCGGTTTTCCTCGGCATCAAACTTCGTCCGCGCGTTTCGAAGGACGGCAGGGGTCACGCCGGCCCAGTATCGCAGCCAACGGGAGCAATAG
- a CDS encoding RidA family protein produces MAGVEARLRELGITLPTPPAPVASYVPFVIVGNVVHVSGQVSVDAAGGIKGKLGDAIEVEQGQAAARLCGLNLLAQVKAACGGDLDRVRRVVKLNGFVNVTPDFDPIPQVMNGCSDLMVSVFGDAGRHARSAVGMANLPLNYAVEVDGLFEIA; encoded by the coding sequence ATGGCAGGGGTTGAAGCACGGCTGCGGGAATTGGGCATCACGCTGCCGACGCCGCCGGCGCCGGTCGCCTCCTACGTGCCGTTCGTGATCGTGGGGAACGTGGTCCACGTCTCCGGCCAAGTCTCGGTCGATGCCGCAGGCGGCATCAAGGGCAAGCTCGGCGACGCCATCGAAGTCGAGCAGGGCCAAGCCGCCGCTCGGCTGTGTGGCCTGAACCTGCTGGCGCAAGTGAAAGCGGCATGCGGTGGTGATCTGGATCGCGTCAGGCGCGTGGTGAAGCTCAACGGTTTCGTGAACGTCACGCCGGACTTCGATCCAATCCCGCAAGTGATGAATGGTTGCTCCGATCTCATGGTGTCGGTGTTCGGCGACGCCGGCCGCCATGCGCGCTCCGCCGTCGGCATGGCCAACCTGCCGCTGAACTACGCAGTCGAAGTCGATGGGCTGTTCGAGATCGCCTGA
- the dprA gene encoding DNA-processing protein DprA gives MTRTLSRPERIAWARLARTPRVGPLTFHRLIAKYRTASAALEALPRFSDLAPPPVDRIEAEIDNLERLNARLIASSEPDYPPLLAQLDAPPPLLAVRGDAKWLKQPAIAIVGSREASGAALMFAERLATDLGAAGFTIVSGLARGLDGAAHKGALATGTSAVLAGGLDHPYPPQNLKLHEAICERGVVVSEAPLGSVARARDFPRRNSIISGLSRAVVIIEAALRSGSLITARAAADQGRDVMAVPGSPLDPRARGSNALIKQGATLIENAEDVIAALGDGARRCARSRLGRCSRNATRRHRRQVCRRRSPRCYRRHRSM, from the coding sequence ATGACCCGCACGCTCTCGCGCCCCGAGCGGATCGCTTGGGCGCGGCTGGCGCGCACGCCACGTGTAGGCCCGCTTACGTTTCACCGGCTGATCGCAAAATATCGCACCGCAAGCGCAGCCCTCGAGGCGCTGCCGCGCTTCTCAGATTTGGCGCCGCCGCCTGTCGACCGCATCGAAGCTGAAATCGACAACCTCGAACGCCTCAACGCCCGCCTGATCGCCTCAAGCGAACCCGACTATCCGCCGTTGCTTGCGCAACTCGACGCTCCGCCGCCTCTGCTCGCCGTGCGCGGCGACGCGAAATGGCTGAAGCAGCCCGCCATCGCCATCGTCGGCTCACGCGAAGCGTCGGGTGCCGCGCTGATGTTCGCCGAACGCCTCGCGACCGACCTCGGCGCAGCAGGCTTCACCATCGTGTCGGGCCTGGCGCGCGGCCTGGACGGCGCGGCACACAAAGGCGCGCTGGCGACTGGAACGAGTGCGGTGCTAGCAGGCGGCCTCGATCACCCATACCCGCCGCAGAACTTGAAACTGCACGAAGCCATCTGCGAACGCGGCGTCGTCGTCAGCGAAGCGCCGCTGGGATCGGTGGCGCGGGCGCGCGACTTCCCCCGCCGCAACAGCATCATCTCCGGCCTCTCTCGCGCCGTCGTCATCATCGAAGCAGCATTGCGCTCAGGCTCGTTGATCACCGCACGTGCCGCCGCGGATCAGGGGCGAGACGTGATGGCCGTTCCCGGATCACCACTCGACCCGAGAGCGCGCGGCTCGAATGCGCTCATCAAGCAAGGTGCGACGCTGATTGAAAACGCGGAGGACGTCATCGCCGCGCTCGGTGACGGCGCCCGCCGTTGCGCCCGCTCTCGGCTGGGCCGTTGTTCGAGGAACGCGACTCGCCGCCACCGCCGCCAGGTCTGCCGAAGAAGATCGCCGCGCTGTTATCGCCGACACCGATCCATGTGA
- a CDS encoding GNAT family N-acetyltransferase, whose amino-acid sequence MDGSDALTISVVGDLANIDRVSWDALANPSDAPYDPFLSWDFLQALEESGCASAEQGWQPAHLVARDPRGALVGAMPLYAKDHSYGEYVFDHAWADALHRAGGRYYPKLQCAVPFTPVPGRRIFAREPSVELALAQGALGLAQRADASSVHATFASEALCARLKPLGYLTRIGVQYHWFNRSYATFADFLADLSSQKRKTIRRERARACEGVIVRRLRGPEITERDWDFFFRCYMDTGSRKWGSPYLNREFFALLGNRMADQCVLFIADIDGRPVASALNLIGGEALYGRYWGRVAEIPFLHFELCYYQAIELAIELGLARVEAGAQGDHKLARGYVATPTYSAHWIGHPGLRDAIAHYLRAETPAVVEEVEALAEATPFKKG is encoded by the coding sequence ATGGACGGGTCAGACGCTCTGACAATCTCAGTGGTTGGCGATCTCGCCAACATTGATCGCGTGTCATGGGATGCGTTGGCGAACCCGTCTGACGCGCCGTACGATCCGTTCCTCTCTTGGGATTTTCTGCAAGCCTTGGAAGAGAGCGGCTGCGCCAGCGCCGAGCAGGGTTGGCAACCGGCGCACCTCGTCGCGCGCGATCCGCGCGGCGCCCTTGTCGGCGCCATGCCGCTCTACGCCAAAGATCATTCCTACGGCGAATACGTGTTCGACCACGCTTGGGCCGATGCGCTGCATCGCGCGGGCGGGCGCTATTACCCGAAGCTTCAATGCGCCGTGCCGTTTACGCCAGTACCGGGCCGGCGCATCTTTGCGCGTGAGCCGAGCGTGGAGCTTGCGCTGGCGCAAGGCGCGCTTGGCCTGGCGCAGCGGGCCGATGCGTCGTCAGTGCACGCGACGTTCGCAAGCGAGGCGCTTTGCGCACGGCTGAAGCCGCTCGGTTATCTCACGCGCATCGGAGTCCAGTATCACTGGTTCAATCGCAGCTACGCGACGTTTGCGGATTTCCTCGCCGATTTATCCTCTCAGAAGCGTAAGACCATCCGCCGCGAACGCGCCCGCGCTTGCGAGGGCGTCATAGTGCGTCGCTTGCGCGGGCCGGAGATTACGGAGCGCGATTGGGATTTCTTCTTCCGCTGTTACATGGATACAGGCTCGCGGAAATGGGGCTCGCCGTATCTCAACCGCGAATTTTTCGCGCTGCTCGGCAACCGCATGGCCGATCAGTGCGTGCTCTTCATTGCTGACATCGATGGCCGTCCCGTCGCGTCAGCGCTCAATCTGATCGGCGGCGAGGCGCTCTATGGGCGCTACTGGGGCCGCGTCGCGGAGATTCCGTTTCTGCACTTTGAACTTTGCTATTACCAGGCGATTGAACTGGCGATCGAACTCGGTTTGGCGCGCGTCGAAGCTGGCGCGCAAGGCGATCACAAGCTCGCGCGCGGCTACGTAGCGACGCCCACCTACAGCGCGCACTGGATTGGCCACCCTGGCCTCCGCGACGCAATCGCTCACTACCTCCGCGCCGAGACGCCTGCTGTCGTTGAGGAAGTGGAAGCGCTTGCCGAGGCAACACCCTTCAAGAAGGGCTGA
- a CDS encoding DprA-like winged helix domain-containing protein: MRPLSAGPLFEERDSPPPPPGLPKKIAALLSPTPIHVNDLARLVEAPMGAVAAALTELELSGRAASLPGGYAASSGAAFPLGD; this comes from the coding sequence TTGCGCCCGCTCTCGGCTGGGCCGTTGTTCGAGGAACGCGACTCGCCGCCACCGCCGCCAGGTCTGCCGAAGAAGATCGCCGCGCTGTTATCGCCGACACCGATCCATGTGAACGATCTGGCTCGTCTGGTGGAAGCGCCCATGGGCGCGGTCGCGGCGGCGCTGACGGAATTAGAATTGAGTGGGCGCGCCGCATCGCTGCCTGGAGGCTACGCGGCCTCGTCTGGCGCGGCGTTCCCGCTGGGCGACTGA
- the topA gene encoding type I DNA topoisomerase — MNVVVVESPAKAKTINKYLGPDYKVLASYGHIRDLPAKDGSVKPDDDFAMDWEIDPKSSKRVKEIADAMKGADHLILATDPDREGEAISWHVLEALNQRKALKGKTVKRVTFNAITKAAVQAAMAAPRDIDMELVDAYLARRALDYLVGFSLSPVLWRKLPGSRSAGRVQSVALRIVVDREVEIEKFKPQEYWSVDAQLSSTRGDIFPARLSAFEGKKLKRLDIATEAVAHAARDAVKKGGFKVSAVEAKPTKRNPPPPFTTSTLQQEASRKLGFNASRTMQTAQRLYEAGHITYMRTDGVSMDEGAMRELRTAIGKQFGNPYVPAEPRKYVSKIKNAQEAHEAIRPTDPTNTPQQLSLDGDQAKLYDLVWKRAVASQMESASIERTSIDFTEPTGKVELRATGQVILFDGFLKLYQEGRDDEEDEENRRLPQLKQGESVNVHDVKADQHFTEPPPRYSEASLVKKLEELGIGRPSTYAAILEKLRERNYVRMDKNRFIADDRGRLVTAFLENFFAKYVEYDFTADLEGKLDEVSAGSLKWKTLMREFWTDFSGAITDISDLRITQVLDTLNEVLGPHIFPPKEDGSDPRVCPLCNVGQLSLRLGKFGAFVGCSNYNGDPPCKFTRPLAGNGDEAQNAIPSDGLPFGDGPAGPVVLKSGRFGPYFETPNPDDPDKPKRASLPRGWTAESTTPEKALALLALPRQVGMHPSENEMVLAGVGRYGPYLQMGKMYANLPSIEDVFEIQMNRAVAVIDEKKAGGGKGRFGRAAPAPIKELGESPVTGKPVRVLNGRYGPYINDGEINANVPNGTKPEDVTLDEALSLLAARLEAGGGKKKKKAPAAKKAAPKKEATAPKKAAAPRKAAAKKAPAKKAAKKA; from the coding sequence ATGAACGTCGTCGTCGTCGAATCTCCGGCTAAGGCCAAGACAATCAACAAGTATTTGGGCCCGGACTACAAGGTCCTGGCCTCGTATGGTCATATCCGCGATTTGCCGGCCAAGGACGGCTCGGTAAAGCCGGACGACGATTTCGCCATGGACTGGGAGATCGACCCGAAATCGTCAAAGCGGGTTAAGGAAATTGCCGACGCCATGAAAGGCGCCGACCACCTTATCCTCGCCACCGACCCTGATCGCGAAGGCGAGGCCATTTCCTGGCACGTTTTGGAAGCCCTCAATCAGCGCAAGGCGCTGAAGGGCAAGACGGTCAAACGCGTCACCTTCAACGCGATCACCAAAGCGGCGGTCCAAGCCGCGATGGCCGCGCCGCGCGACATCGACATGGAGCTGGTGGACGCCTACCTCGCCCGCCGCGCGCTCGATTATCTCGTCGGCTTCTCCTTATCCCCTGTGCTGTGGCGCAAGCTGCCGGGCTCCCGTTCGGCTGGCCGGGTGCAATCGGTGGCGCTCCGGATCGTCGTCGACCGCGAAGTCGAGATCGAGAAATTCAAGCCGCAAGAATACTGGTCGGTCGACGCCCAGCTTTCGAGCACGCGCGGCGATATTTTCCCCGCCCGTCTCTCGGCCTTCGAAGGCAAGAAGCTAAAGCGTCTCGACATCGCCACTGAAGCGGTGGCGCATGCTGCACGTGATGCAGTGAAGAAAGGCGGCTTCAAGGTCAGCGCCGTTGAAGCGAAGCCCACCAAGCGCAACCCACCGCCGCCGTTCACGACCTCGACGCTGCAACAGGAAGCGTCCCGGAAGCTCGGCTTCAATGCATCGCGCACGATGCAGACGGCGCAACGCCTCTATGAGGCTGGCCACATCACCTACATGCGTACCGACGGCGTCAGCATGGACGAAGGCGCGATGCGCGAGCTGCGCACCGCGATCGGCAAGCAATTTGGCAATCCGTATGTGCCCGCTGAGCCGCGCAAGTACGTGTCGAAGATCAAGAACGCGCAGGAAGCCCACGAAGCGATCCGGCCAACCGATCCGACCAACACACCACAGCAACTCAGCCTCGATGGCGATCAGGCGAAACTCTACGATCTGGTTTGGAAACGCGCTGTCGCGTCGCAAATGGAATCGGCGTCGATCGAACGCACCAGCATCGATTTCACCGAGCCGACCGGCAAAGTCGAGCTACGCGCCACCGGCCAAGTCATTCTCTTCGACGGCTTTCTGAAGCTCTATCAGGAAGGCCGCGACGACGAGGAAGACGAAGAAAATCGCCGCCTCCCGCAGCTGAAGCAGGGCGAGAGCGTCAACGTCCACGACGTCAAAGCCGATCAGCACTTCACTGAGCCGCCACCGCGCTATTCCGAAGCGAGCCTGGTCAAAAAGCTCGAAGAACTCGGCATCGGCCGGCCGTCCACCTACGCGGCGATCCTCGAGAAACTGCGCGAGCGCAACTATGTGCGCATGGACAAGAACCGCTTCATCGCCGATGACCGCGGCCGCCTCGTCACGGCGTTCCTGGAAAATTTCTTCGCCAAGTACGTCGAGTACGATTTCACCGCCGATCTGGAAGGCAAGCTTGACGAGGTCTCCGCCGGTAGTCTGAAGTGGAAGACGCTGATGCGCGAGTTCTGGACGGATTTCTCCGGCGCCATCACCGACATCAGCGACCTGCGCATCACGCAGGTGCTCGACACGTTGAACGAAGTGCTGGGTCCGCACATCTTTCCACCGAAGGAAGACGGCAGCGATCCACGCGTCTGCCCGCTCTGCAATGTCGGGCAGCTTTCGCTACGCCTCGGCAAGTTCGGCGCGTTCGTTGGCTGCTCGAACTACAATGGCGATCCGCCATGCAAATTCACGCGTCCTCTCGCCGGCAATGGTGATGAAGCACAAAACGCCATTCCATCGGACGGCTTGCCGTTCGGCGACGGCCCGGCCGGCCCGGTCGTGTTGAAGAGCGGCCGCTTCGGGCCGTACTTTGAAACACCAAACCCCGACGATCCCGACAAGCCCAAACGCGCAAGCTTGCCGCGCGGCTGGACCGCTGAGTCAACGACGCCAGAAAAAGCGCTCGCGCTGCTCGCACTGCCGCGCCAAGTCGGCATGCATCCGAGCGAGAACGAAATGGTGCTCGCCGGCGTCGGCCGCTACGGCCCGTACCTGCAGATGGGCAAGATGTACGCGAACCTGCCTTCGATCGAAGACGTGTTCGAGATCCAAATGAACCGCGCGGTCGCGGTGATCGACGAAAAGAAAGCCGGCGGCGGCAAAGGCCGCTTCGGTCGCGCGGCGCCGGCGCCGATCAAGGAACTCGGTGAAAGCCCGGTGACCGGCAAACCGGTGCGCGTGCTCAACGGCCGCTACGGCCCCTACATCAATGACGGCGAAATCAACGCCAACGTTCCCAACGGCACAAAACCGGAGGACGTGACGCTGGATGAAGCGCTGTCGCTCCTCGCGGCGCGTTTAGAGGCCGGCGGCGGAAAGAAGAAGAAAAAGGCGCCCGCTGCGAAGAAAGCGGCGCCGAAGAAGGAAGCTACGGCGCCAAAGAAGGCCGCTGCTCCAAGAAAGGCCGCCGCGAAAAAGGCGCCGGCGAAGAAGGCTGCGAAGAAAGCCTAG
- the plsY gene encoding glycerol-3-phosphate 1-O-acyltransferase PlsY: protein MLVVSFILAAIGGYLLGSVPFGLVLVRAAGLGDIRQIGSGNIGATNVLRTGRKDLALATLLLDALKAGIALVLARWIAGAAGVPETTAYQIGLVAGAAAFIGHCYPVWLGFKGGKGIATFFGVLFAGPWPLGVIAGVTWLAVATIWRYSSLGSLCAALVAPIAAAVAGFGWEEVAFTGVLGLLIFWRHRSNIMRLRAGTEPRIGDKKEEPPVATAPPATEPSTET, encoded by the coding sequence GTGCTGGTGGTTTCATTCATTCTGGCCGCGATAGGCGGCTATCTCCTGGGCTCCGTCCCGTTTGGGCTGGTGCTCGTTCGCGCGGCGGGGCTCGGCGACATTCGCCAGATCGGCTCCGGCAATATCGGCGCGACCAACGTGCTCCGCACCGGCCGCAAGGATCTCGCACTCGCGACGTTGCTACTGGATGCGCTGAAAGCTGGCATCGCGCTTGTGTTGGCGCGCTGGATCGCCGGCGCCGCCGGCGTGCCGGAGACCACCGCGTACCAAATCGGCCTTGTGGCCGGCGCCGCCGCCTTCATCGGCCATTGCTACCCCGTGTGGCTCGGCTTCAAAGGCGGCAAAGGCATCGCAACATTCTTCGGCGTCCTGTTCGCCGGACCATGGCCACTCGGCGTCATCGCCGGCGTGACTTGGCTCGCCGTCGCGACGATCTGGCGTTACTCCTCGCTCGGCTCGCTTTGCGCGGCGCTTGTTGCGCCGATCGCAGCGGCCGTCGCGGGCTTCGGCTGGGAAGAAGTCGCCTTCACCGGCGTACTGGGCCTGCTGATCTTCTGGCGTCACCGCTCCAACATCATGCGCCTGCGCGCGGGGACCGAGCCGCGCATCGGCGACAAGAAAGAAGAACCTCCCGTCGCCACGGCGCCACCCGCGACCGAACCCTCCACGGAAACATGA
- the rnr gene encoding ribonuclease R gives MAKNRPPTNEPLTRERVLEAIRKAGGKAQKRDIAHDLGIGPDQKKELRGILRELEESGALGRTGRKSYADAHALPESGVMDIVDRDHDGELLARMRGPEGLFGPTVRLAPGEARGRKGEPAVGVGDRVLAKITRNDEGEHEARVVKRLGQSAHQVLGVFRAIKDDRGRRFGGGRVVPADRKTRHDILVEPQDVGDANEGDLVLVELRIGQNERAHGPKRGTIKEIIGKESDPRAASILAMHTHGIMPGFTPEENAQAEAAQKPTLKGRTDLRKLPLITIDPEDARDHDDAVFAQPDDEPNNKGGWRVWVAIADVAAYVTTGSALDRGAWRRGNSTYFPDRVAPMLPESLSADLCSLRENEDRACLAVEMVFDSEGRKKSHKFTRGLMRSAAKLSYEQAQAAIDGKPDEKTGPLLEPILKPLWAAHACAWKGREKRQPLEIDAPEHKIIFKDGKVAGVKRRERFDAHKLIEEFMIQANVCAAETLEQKQRPQIYRIHDKPSDTKIAAISDFLPTVDMAWSKGQVVTAARFNRILHLAEQSPNKDIINEVVLRTQSQAVYAPDNIGHFGLNLARYSHFTSPIRRYADVTIHRALIRALRLGDDGATDAEEKRYEETAQHISETERTSMAAERDATARYISSFLADRIGNEFEGRVTGVTRFGLFIRLDETQADGLAPISTLGNERWVHDETAHALVGEQSGYRYPLGMRVEVRLEEATPISGGLVFAVMTDPLPPAPGWKKSRQSNQTRGFDRDRGGGKKHRGKKRR, from the coding sequence ATGGCGAAGAATCGACCACCAACGAATGAACCCCTGACCCGCGAGCGCGTGCTTGAGGCGATCCGCAAAGCGGGTGGCAAGGCGCAGAAACGCGACATCGCGCACGACCTGGGCATCGGGCCAGATCAGAAAAAAGAACTCCGCGGCATCCTGCGCGAACTGGAGGAGTCCGGCGCGCTCGGCCGCACCGGGCGCAAAAGTTACGCCGACGCGCACGCGCTGCCGGAATCCGGCGTGATGGATATCGTCGACCGCGATCACGATGGCGAGCTGCTTGCGCGCATGCGCGGACCAGAGGGCCTGTTTGGCCCCACCGTGCGTCTTGCTCCAGGCGAAGCGCGCGGACGCAAAGGCGAACCGGCCGTCGGCGTCGGCGATCGCGTGCTGGCGAAGATCACACGCAACGACGAGGGCGAGCACGAAGCGCGCGTCGTCAAACGCCTTGGCCAAAGTGCGCACCAAGTGCTGGGCGTGTTCCGCGCCATCAAAGACGATCGCGGCCGGCGCTTCGGCGGCGGGCGCGTCGTACCGGCGGATCGCAAGACGCGGCACGACATCCTGGTTGAACCGCAAGACGTCGGCGACGCCAATGAAGGCGATCTGGTGCTGGTCGAACTCCGCATAGGTCAAAACGAACGCGCGCACGGGCCGAAGCGCGGCACGATCAAGGAGATCATCGGCAAAGAGAGCGATCCGCGCGCGGCGTCGATCCTGGCGATGCACACGCATGGCATCATGCCGGGCTTCACGCCGGAGGAGAACGCGCAGGCGGAAGCTGCCCAAAAGCCGACGCTCAAGGGCCGTACCGATCTGCGCAAGCTGCCGCTGATCACGATCGATCCTGAAGATGCGCGGGATCACGACGACGCCGTGTTCGCGCAGCCAGATGATGAGCCGAACAACAAAGGCGGCTGGCGCGTGTGGGTAGCAATCGCGGATGTTGCCGCATACGTGACGACCGGCTCCGCGCTCGATCGCGGCGCGTGGCGGCGTGGCAACTCCACCTATTTCCCCGATCGCGTCGCACCGATGCTGCCGGAATCGCTATCGGCCGATCTGTGCTCGCTGCGTGAAAACGAGGATCGCGCCTGCCTTGCGGTCGAAATGGTGTTCGACAGCGAAGGCCGGAAGAAGAGCCACAAGTTCACGCGCGGGCTGATGCGTTCGGCGGCGAAGCTCTCCTATGAACAGGCGCAAGCGGCGATTGACGGCAAGCCGGATGAGAAAACCGGTCCCCTGCTTGAGCCGATCTTGAAGCCGCTGTGGGCCGCTCACGCCTGCGCGTGGAAGGGCCGTGAGAAGCGCCAGCCGCTCGAGATCGACGCGCCGGAGCACAAGATCATCTTCAAGGACGGCAAGGTCGCCGGCGTGAAGCGGCGCGAGCGCTTCGATGCGCATAAGCTGATCGAAGAATTCATGATCCAGGCAAACGTCTGCGCGGCGGAGACGCTGGAGCAGAAGCAGCGCCCGCAAATCTACCGCATCCACGACAAGCCCAGCGACACGAAGATCGCAGCGATCTCCGACTTCCTGCCGACGGTCGACATGGCGTGGAGCAAGGGCCAGGTCGTCACGGCCGCCCGCTTCAACCGCATTCTGCATCTCGCCGAGCAATCCCCGAACAAGGACATCATCAACGAAGTCGTCCTGCGCACGCAGTCACAAGCTGTGTACGCGCCCGACAATATCGGCCACTTCGGCCTGAACCTGGCGCGTTACTCGCACTTCACCTCGCCAATCCGCCGCTACGCTGACGTCACCATTCACCGCGCGCTGATCCGCGCGCTGAGGTTGGGCGACGATGGCGCCACCGATGCCGAAGAGAAACGCTACGAGGAAACAGCTCAGCACATCAGCGAAACCGAACGCACATCGATGGCGGCCGAACGCGACGCAACCGCGCGCTACATCTCATCGTTCCTGGCCGATCGTATCGGCAACGAGTTCGAGGGACGCGTCACAGGCGTCACGCGCTTTGGCTTGTTCATCCGGCTCGACGAAACCCAGGCTGATGGCCTCGCGCCGATCTCCACGCTCGGCAACGAACGCTGGGTCCATGATGAAACAGCGCATGCACTCGTTGGAGAACAATCGGGCTATCGCTATCCGCTGGGCATGCGGGTTGAAGTGCGCCTGGAGGAAGCGACGCCGATCAGCGGCGGACTTGTGTTTGCGGTCATGACCGATCCGCTGCCGCCGGCGCCAGGCTGGAAGAAATCGCGCCAAAGCAATCAGACGCGCGGGTTCGACCGCGACCGGGGCGGCGGCAAGAAACATCGCGGCAAGAAACGTCGCTGA
- a CDS encoding glycoside hydrolase family 1 protein, with protein sequence MGVTRRDLALGAGAVALAGCTRTGDLFMPAPRERQFPADFLWGVASSAYQIEGALDADGRGRSIWDVFPRERIHDGSDAAIANDSYHRAAEDVALIADAGLNAYRFSISWPRTVPDGESAQQLTPGGWDGFNRAGVDYYSRLIDALLARGVTPYATLFHWDLPLQLQERGGWTSRDTAQRFADYASVVSETLGDRLKHIVVLNEAAVHAVVGHVIGEHAPGLRDADQLGAVIHHQNLAQGLAIQAMRAGRSDLIIGTTMALMPSRPQKAVVPWLNELAAKGFDEIWNGAFLDPLFKGSYPGAAADMVESVVRPGDLAITRQAVDFLGVNYYSPSYMRFNASAPSFIEAGDPPEGVERDAFNRHVDPSGLYEVLVRLRSDYGNPRVLITENGCSDPFSDGPADLEDDFRVDYVRRHLEAVKSAMEAGSDIGGYFHWTLVDNWEWAEGYRSKFGLVAQDRATGARTPKQSYAWFSALARSGALDA encoded by the coding sequence ATGGGCGTCACGCGGCGAGACTTGGCGTTGGGTGCGGGCGCGGTGGCGCTCGCGGGCTGCACGCGTACCGGCGATCTTTTTATGCCTGCGCCGCGTGAGCGGCAGTTTCCGGCGGACTTTCTTTGGGGCGTCGCCTCGTCGGCTTATCAGATCGAAGGCGCGCTCGACGCCGACGGGCGGGGCCGCAGCATCTGGGATGTGTTTCCGCGCGAGCGCATTCATGATGGCTCGGACGCGGCGATTGCGAACGATAGCTATCATCGCGCCGCCGAAGATGTGGCGCTGATCGCTGACGCTGGACTGAACGCCTATCGCTTCTCCATTTCGTGGCCGCGTACCGTGCCGGATGGAGAGAGCGCGCAGCAGCTGACGCCCGGCGGATGGGATGGCTTCAATCGTGCTGGCGTCGACTATTACTCGCGATTGATCGATGCGCTGTTGGCGCGGGGCGTCACGCCGTACGCGACTTTGTTTCATTGGGACTTGCCGCTGCAGCTGCAAGAACGTGGCGGTTGGACATCGCGCGACACGGCGCAGCGCTTCGCCGATTATGCGTCGGTGGTGAGCGAGACGCTCGGCGATCGGTTGAAGCATATTGTGGTTTTGAATGAAGCGGCGGTGCATGCCGTTGTTGGGCACGTCATTGGCGAGCATGCGCCGGGTTTGCGCGATGCGGATCAGTTGGGCGCTGTGATTCACCATCAGAATTTGGCGCAAGGGTTGGCGATCCAGGCGATGCGCGCGGGGCGTAGCGATTTGATCATCGGCACCACGATGGCGCTGATGCCATCGCGGCCGCAGAAGGCTGTCGTGCCGTGGCTGAACGAGCTGGCGGCGAAGGGGTTCGACGAAATTTGGAACGGCGCGTTCTTGGATCCGTTGTTCAAGGGCTCTTATCCGGGCGCGGCTGCCGACATGGTCGAGAGCGTTGTGCGACCAGGTGACCTCGCCATCACGCGTCAGGCGGTCGATTTTCTTGGCGTGAATTATTATTCGCCGTCGTACATGCGCTTCAACGCGAGCGCGCCAAGTTTCATCGAAGCGGGCGATCCGCCAGAAGGTGTTGAGCGCGACGCGTTCAACCGGCACGTCGATCCGAGCGGGCTCTATGAAGTGCTAGTGCGCTTGCGCAGCGACTACGGCAATCCGCGCGTGCTGATTACCGAGAACGGATGCTCCGATCCGTTCAGCGATGGTCCGGCCGATCTCGAGGACGATTTCCGCGTCGACTATGTGCGCCGTCACCTCGAAGCGGTGAAGAGTGCGATGGAAGCCGGTTCGGATATTGGGGGCTACTTCCATTGGACGCTGGTCGACAATTGGGAATGGGCTGAGGGTTATCGCTCGAAGTTTGGCTTGGTTGCGCAGGATCGTGCGACCGGTGCGCGCACGCCGAAGCAATCGTATGCGTGGTTCAGTGCGCTGGCGCGCAGTGGAGCGTTGGACGCGTAG